One Dromiciops gliroides isolate mDroGli1 chromosome 3, mDroGli1.pri, whole genome shotgun sequence DNA segment encodes these proteins:
- the LOC122746105 gene encoding E3 ubiquitin-protein ligase SIAH2-like: MSTMQHSTLFHMEKPEHEDICEYHLFSLPCPDAPCKWQGSLRAIMSHLMHAHKSITTLQGENIIFLATDINLSGAINWVMMQSCFGHHFRLVLEKQEKYKGHQQVFAIMLLIGTQKQAENFAYKLELNCNQQRLTWEAKPCSIHDGAATTILKYDCLVFDTATAHLFANNGNLRINAKISTCP, from the exons atgagcacaatgcaa CACTCCACTCTTTTCCATATGGAGAAGCCAGAACATGAAGACATCTGTGAATACCATCTGTTCTCTCTTCCTTGCCCTGATGCCCCTTGTAAATGGCAGGGCTCACTGAGAGCCATTATGTCCCACCTCATGCATGCTCACAAGAGCATCACTACTCTTCAAGGGGAAAACATCATATTCTTAGCCACAGACATTAATTTGTCTGGggccatcaattgggtaatgatgCAGTCCTGCTTTGGCCATCACTTCAGGCTGGTGCTGGAGAAACAAGAGAAGTATAAGGGTCACCAACAGGTCTTTGCCATCATGCTGCTCATTGGGACCCAGAAGCAAGCAGAGAACTTTGCTTATAAACTGGAACTGAATTGCAACCAGCAGAGACTGACATGGGAAGCCAAGCCCTGTTCCATCCATGATGGGGCAGCTACCACCATCTTGAAATATGACTGCCTTGTTTTTGATACCGCCACAGCACATCTCTTTGCCAATAATGGGAACCTCAGAATCAATGCGAAAATTTCAACATGTCCATGa
- the LOC122746099 gene encoding zinc finger protein 2 homolog isoform X6 — protein MAPGPQRPPWQEFLTFKDVAVDFTQEEWCLLHHSQKKLYKEVMLENSRNLLFLGIPVLREDLLFHFEEREVSWILDQKGPRNSSLGAETGFAVTEITTAKLSISVEESHQKRLESDGPCDFNLREICDSDIKIEKNQNSHFEFDKDGKSFRQYSVQIQFKKMTSENECFQSAEKRECFTEKVGHIQSYEKPPEVQTYQGNQGEMANSLNSDLIRHQKCHVGKILYFCNEYGKAFSQKSKLIEHHKIHTEERPYECNECGKAFTQNAKLALHQKTHTREKPYEGRECGKTIRKRTILSENQKIHTREKSYYNQSRKTSQHNSNPAIHQKNHTSEKPHECQKCGKAFGGHASLIAHQRIHTGEKPYECNQCGKAFRHSSSLPLHQRIHTGEKPYACNQCGKAFTQNSMLAVHQRIHTGEKPYECNQCGKTFRQNSSLVVHQRIHTGEKPYECNQCGKAFKENSKLAVHQRIHTGEKPYECNQCGKTFRCSSSLAVHQKNHTGEKPHECHECGKAFGEHSSLIAHQRIHTGEKPYECHQCGKAFTQNSHLSKHQRIHTGEKPYQCHQCGKAFRHSSSLPLHQRIHTGEKPYECNQCGKAFTRNSSLAVHQRIHTGEKPYECHQCGKAFKQNSKLALHQRIHTGEKPYECNQCGKAFKENSSLAVHQRIHTGEKPYKCNQCGKAFPYRALLAYHLKIHTGEKPYECNQCGKTFTNKSSLAIHMRIHTGEKPYECNQCGKTFTNRSSLAIHQRVHTGEKPYECNQCGKAFTQNANLLKHQRIHTGEKPYECLQCGKAFTHNSKLACHKRIHTGEKPYECHHCGKAFTQNSHLSKHQRIHTSVTSEN, from the exons GAGTTCctgacattcaaggatgtggctgtggacttcacccaggaggagtggTGCCTCTTGCACCATTCTCAGAAAAAACTATACAAGGAAGTAATGCTAGAAAACTCCAGGAACCTGCTCTTCCTGG GAATTCCAGTTCTCAGAGAAGATTTGCtcttccattttgaggaaagaGAAGTATCATGGATTCTGGATCAAAAAGGCCCAAGGAACTCCTCTCTAG GTGCAGAGACTGGGTTTGCAGTGACTGAGATTACTACTGCAAAGCTGAGCATTTCTGTGGAAGAGTCTCACCAGAAAAGATTGGAGAGTGATGGTCCTTGTGACTTCAATTTGAGAGAAATCTGTGACTCAGATATCAAGatagagaaaaatcaaaatagtcACTTTGAATTTGATAAAGATGGGAAGAGTTTCAGACAatactcagttcaaattcagtttaaGAAAATGACCTCGGAAAATGAGTGTTTCCAGTCTGCTGAAAAGAGGGAATGCTTTACTGAAAAAGTTGGGCATATTCAGTCCTATGAGAAGCCTCCTGAAGTACAAACATATCAAGGTAATCAAGGGGAAATGGCCAACAGCTTGAATTCAGACCTCATCAGACATCAGAAATGTCATGTTggtaaaattctttatttttgtaatgaATATGGGAAGGCCTTTAGCCAGAAATCAAAGCTCATTGAGCATCATAAAATTCACACTGAAGAAagaccttatgaatgtaatgaatgtggaaaggcatTCACACAGAATGCGAAACTGGCTCTACATCAGAAAACTCACACtagagagaagccttatgaaggCCGTGAGTGTGGAAAGACTATCAGAAAGAGAACCATTCTTAGTGAaaatcagaaaattcatactagAGAGAAATCTTACTATAATCAAAGTAGAAAGACTTCCCAACACAACTCGAATCCTGCTATACATCAGAAAAACCACACTTCAGAGAAACCTCATGAGTGTCAAAAATGTGGTAAAGCTTTTGGTGGACATGCTTCCCTtattgcacatcagagaatccacactggagagaaaccttatgaatgtaatcaatgtggtaAGGCTTTCAGACACAGCTCCAGTCTTCCTcttcatcagagaatccacactggagagaaaccttatgcatgcaatcagtgtggaaaggcctTTACACAGAACTCTATGCTTGccgtacatcagagaatccacactggagagaaaccttatgaatgtaatcagtgtggaaaaacTTTCCGACAGAACTCCAGCCTTGTTGTAcaccagagaatccacactggagagaaaccttatgaatgcaatcaatgtggaaaagctttcaaaGAAAACTCTAAACttgctgtacatcagagaatccacactggagagaaaccttatgaatgtaatcaatgtggaaagactttccgATGCAGCTCCAGTCTTGCTGTACATCAGAAAaaccacactggagaaaaacctcaTGAATGCCATGAATGTGGTAAAGCTTTTGGTGAACACTCTTCTCTtattgcacatcagagaatccacactggggagaaaccttatgaatgtcatcaatgtggaaaggctttcacacagaatTCCCATCTTtctaaacatcagagaatccacactggagagaaaccttatcagTGTCATCAGTGTGGTAAGGCTTTCAGACACAGCTCCAGTCTTCCTcttcatcagagaatccacactggagagaaaccttatgaatgtaatcaatgtggaaaggctttcacacggAATTCCAGTCttgctgtacatcagagaatccacactggagagaaaccttatgaatgtcatcagtgtggaaaggctttcaaacAGAACTCCAAACTTGCtttacatcagagaatccacactggagagaaaccttatgaatgtaatcaatgtggaaaggctttcaaagaGAACTCCAGTCTTGCTgtccatcagagaattcacactggagagaaaccttataaatgtaatcaatgtggaaaggctttcccATATAGGGCCCTTCTTGCTTATCATCTGaaaatccatactggagagaaaccttatgaatgtaatcaatgtggaaagactttcacaaatAAGTCCAGTCTTGCTATACATatgagaatccacactggagagaaaccttatgaatgtaatcagtgtggaaagactttcacaaatAGATCTAGTCTTGCTATACATCAGAGAGTacatactggtgagaaaccttatgaatgtaatcagtgtggaaaagcTTTCACTCAGAATGCCAATCTCTtgaaacatcagagaatccatactggagagaaaccttatgaatgtcttcagtgtggaaaggctttcacacacaACTCCAAACTTGCTTGCCAtaagagaatccatactggagagaagccttatgaatgtcaTCATTGTGGAAAAGCTTTCACACAGAACTCCCATCTTTccaaacatcagagaatccacactagtGTGACAAGTGAAAACTga
- the LOC122746099 gene encoding zinc finger protein 2 homolog isoform X7, with the protein MAPGPQRPPWQEFLTFKDVAVDFTQEEWCLLHHSQKKLYKEVMLENSRNLLFLGIPVLREDLLFHFEEREVSWILDQKGPRNSSLGAETGFAVTEITTAKLSISVEESHQKRLESDGPCDFNLREICDSDIKIEKNQNSHFEFDKDGKSFRQYSVQIQFKKMTSENECFQSAEKRECFTEKVGHIQSYEKPPEVQTYQGNQGEMANSLNSDLIRHQKCHVGKILYFCNEYGKAFSQKSKLIEHHKIHTEERPYECNECGKAFTQNAKLALHQKTHTREKPYEGRECGKTIRKRTILSENQKIHTREKSYYNQSRKTSQHNSNPAIHQKNHTSEKPHECQKCGKAFGGHASLIAHQRIHTGEKPYECNQCGKAFRHSSSLPLHQRIHTGEKPYACNQCGKAFTQNSMLAVHQRIHTGEKPYECNQCGKTFRQNSSLVVHQRIHTGEKPYECNQCGKAFKENSKLAVHQRIHTGEKPYECNQCGKTFRCSSSLAVHQKNHTGEKPHECHECGKAFGEHSSLIAHQRIHTGEKPYECHQCGKAFTQNSHLSKHQRIHTGEKPYQCHQCGKAFRHSSSLPLHQRIHTGEKPYECNQCGKAFTRNSSLAVHQRIHTGEKPYECHQCGKAFKQNSKLALHQRIHTGEKPYECNQCGKAFKENSSLAVHQRIHTGEKPYKCNQCGKAFPYRALLAYHLKIHTGEKPYECNQCGKTFTNKSSLAIHMRIHTGEKPYECNQCGKTFTNRSSLAIHQRVHTGEKPYECNQCGKAFTQNANLLKHQRIHTGEKPYECLQCGKAFTHNSKLACHKRIHTGEKPYECHHCGKAFTQNSHLSKHQRIHTSVTSEN; encoded by the exons ATGGCTCCTGGACCCCAAAGACCACCATGGCAG GAGTTCctgacattcaaggatgtggctgtggacttcacccaggaggagtggTGCCTCTTGCACCATTCTCAGAAAAAACTATACAAGGAAGTAATGCTAGAAAACTCCAGGAACCTGCTCTTCCTGG GAATTCCAGTTCTCAGAGAAGATTTGCtcttccattttgaggaaagaGAAGTATCATGGATTCTGGATCAAAAAGGCCCAAGGAACTCCTCTCTAG GTGCAGAGACTGGGTTTGCAGTGACTGAGATTACTACTGCAAAGCTGAGCATTTCTGTGGAAGAGTCTCACCAGAAAAGATTGGAGAGTGATGGTCCTTGTGACTTCAATTTGAGAGAAATCTGTGACTCAGATATCAAGatagagaaaaatcaaaatagtcACTTTGAATTTGATAAAGATGGGAAGAGTTTCAGACAatactcagttcaaattcagtttaaGAAAATGACCTCGGAAAATGAGTGTTTCCAGTCTGCTGAAAAGAGGGAATGCTTTACTGAAAAAGTTGGGCATATTCAGTCCTATGAGAAGCCTCCTGAAGTACAAACATATCAAGGTAATCAAGGGGAAATGGCCAACAGCTTGAATTCAGACCTCATCAGACATCAGAAATGTCATGTTggtaaaattctttatttttgtaatgaATATGGGAAGGCCTTTAGCCAGAAATCAAAGCTCATTGAGCATCATAAAATTCACACTGAAGAAagaccttatgaatgtaatgaatgtggaaaggcatTCACACAGAATGCGAAACTGGCTCTACATCAGAAAACTCACACtagagagaagccttatgaaggCCGTGAGTGTGGAAAGACTATCAGAAAGAGAACCATTCTTAGTGAaaatcagaaaattcatactagAGAGAAATCTTACTATAATCAAAGTAGAAAGACTTCCCAACACAACTCGAATCCTGCTATACATCAGAAAAACCACACTTCAGAGAAACCTCATGAGTGTCAAAAATGTGGTAAAGCTTTTGGTGGACATGCTTCCCTtattgcacatcagagaatccacactggagagaaaccttatgaatgtaatcaatgtggtaAGGCTTTCAGACACAGCTCCAGTCTTCCTcttcatcagagaatccacactggagagaaaccttatgcatgcaatcagtgtggaaaggcctTTACACAGAACTCTATGCTTGccgtacatcagagaatccacactggagagaaaccttatgaatgtaatcagtgtggaaaaacTTTCCGACAGAACTCCAGCCTTGTTGTAcaccagagaatccacactggagagaaaccttatgaatgcaatcaatgtggaaaagctttcaaaGAAAACTCTAAACttgctgtacatcagagaatccacactggagagaaaccttatgaatgtaatcaatgtggaaagactttccgATGCAGCTCCAGTCTTGCTGTACATCAGAAAaaccacactggagaaaaacctcaTGAATGCCATGAATGTGGTAAAGCTTTTGGTGAACACTCTTCTCTtattgcacatcagagaatccacactggggagaaaccttatgaatgtcatcaatgtggaaaggctttcacacagaatTCCCATCTTtctaaacatcagagaatccacactggagagaaaccttatcagTGTCATCAGTGTGGTAAGGCTTTCAGACACAGCTCCAGTCTTCCTcttcatcagagaatccacactggagagaaaccttatgaatgtaatcaatgtggaaaggctttcacacggAATTCCAGTCttgctgtacatcagagaatccacactggagagaaaccttatgaatgtcatcagtgtggaaaggctttcaaacAGAACTCCAAACTTGCtttacatcagagaatccacactggagagaaaccttatgaatgtaatcaatgtggaaaggctttcaaagaGAACTCCAGTCTTGCTgtccatcagagaattcacactggagagaaaccttataaatgtaatcaatgtggaaaggctttcccATATAGGGCCCTTCTTGCTTATCATCTGaaaatccatactggagagaaaccttatgaatgtaatcaatgtggaaagactttcacaaatAAGTCCAGTCTTGCTATACATatgagaatccacactggagagaaaccttatgaatgtaatcagtgtggaaagactttcacaaatAGATCTAGTCTTGCTATACATCAGAGAGTacatactggtgagaaaccttatgaatgtaatcagtgtggaaaagcTTTCACTCAGAATGCCAATCTCTtgaaacatcagagaatccatactggagagaaaccttatgaatgtcttcagtgtggaaaggctttcacacacaACTCCAAACTTGCTTGCCAtaagagaatccatactggagagaagccttatgaatgtcaTCATTGTGGAAAAGCTTTCACACAGAACTCCCATCTTTccaaacatcagagaatccacactagtGTGACAAGTGAAAACTga
- the LOC122746099 gene encoding zinc finger protein 260-like isoform X8 has product MTSENECFQSAEKRECFTEKVGHIQSYEKPPEVQTYQGNQGEMANSLNSDLIRHQKCHVGKILYFCNEYGKAFSQKSKLIEHHKIHTEERPYECNECGKAFTQNAKLALHQKTHTREKPYEGRECGKTIRKRTILSENQKIHTREKSYYNQSRKTSQHNSNPAIHQKNHTSEKPHECQKCGKAFGGHASLIAHQRIHTGEKPYECNQCGKAFRHSSSLPLHQRIHTGEKPYACNQCGKAFTQNSMLAVHQRIHTGEKPYECNQCGKTFRQNSSLVVHQRIHTGEKPYECNQCGKAFKENSKLAVHQRIHTGEKPYECNQCGKTFRCSSSLAVHQKNHTGEKPHECHECGKAFGEHSSLIAHQRIHTGEKPYECHQCGKAFTQNSHLSKHQRIHTGEKPYQCHQCGKAFRHSSSLPLHQRIHTGEKPYECNQCGKAFTRNSSLAVHQRIHTGEKPYECHQCGKAFKQNSKLALHQRIHTGEKPYECNQCGKAFKENSSLAVHQRIHTGEKPYKCNQCGKAFPYRALLAYHLKIHTGEKPYECNQCGKTFTNKSSLAIHMRIHTGEKPYECNQCGKTFTNRSSLAIHQRVHTGEKPYECNQCGKAFTQNANLLKHQRIHTGEKPYECLQCGKAFTHNSKLACHKRIHTGEKPYECHHCGKAFTQNSHLSKHQRIHTSVTSEN; this is encoded by the coding sequence ATGACCTCGGAAAATGAGTGTTTCCAGTCTGCTGAAAAGAGGGAATGCTTTACTGAAAAAGTTGGGCATATTCAGTCCTATGAGAAGCCTCCTGAAGTACAAACATATCAAGGTAATCAAGGGGAAATGGCCAACAGCTTGAATTCAGACCTCATCAGACATCAGAAATGTCATGTTggtaaaattctttatttttgtaatgaATATGGGAAGGCCTTTAGCCAGAAATCAAAGCTCATTGAGCATCATAAAATTCACACTGAAGAAagaccttatgaatgtaatgaatgtggaaaggcatTCACACAGAATGCGAAACTGGCTCTACATCAGAAAACTCACACtagagagaagccttatgaaggCCGTGAGTGTGGAAAGACTATCAGAAAGAGAACCATTCTTAGTGAaaatcagaaaattcatactagAGAGAAATCTTACTATAATCAAAGTAGAAAGACTTCCCAACACAACTCGAATCCTGCTATACATCAGAAAAACCACACTTCAGAGAAACCTCATGAGTGTCAAAAATGTGGTAAAGCTTTTGGTGGACATGCTTCCCTtattgcacatcagagaatccacactggagagaaaccttatgaatgtaatcaatgtggtaAGGCTTTCAGACACAGCTCCAGTCTTCCTcttcatcagagaatccacactggagagaaaccttatgcatgcaatcagtgtggaaaggcctTTACACAGAACTCTATGCTTGccgtacatcagagaatccacactggagagaaaccttatgaatgtaatcagtgtggaaaaacTTTCCGACAGAACTCCAGCCTTGTTGTAcaccagagaatccacactggagagaaaccttatgaatgcaatcaatgtggaaaagctttcaaaGAAAACTCTAAACttgctgtacatcagagaatccacactggagagaaaccttatgaatgtaatcaatgtggaaagactttccgATGCAGCTCCAGTCTTGCTGTACATCAGAAAaaccacactggagaaaaacctcaTGAATGCCATGAATGTGGTAAAGCTTTTGGTGAACACTCTTCTCTtattgcacatcagagaatccacactggggagaaaccttatgaatgtcatcaatgtggaaaggctttcacacagaatTCCCATCTTtctaaacatcagagaatccacactggagagaaaccttatcagTGTCATCAGTGTGGTAAGGCTTTCAGACACAGCTCCAGTCTTCCTcttcatcagagaatccacactggagagaaaccttatgaatgtaatcaatgtggaaaggctttcacacggAATTCCAGTCttgctgtacatcagagaatccacactggagagaaaccttatgaatgtcatcagtgtggaaaggctttcaaacAGAACTCCAAACTTGCtttacatcagagaatccacactggagagaaaccttatgaatgtaatcaatgtggaaaggctttcaaagaGAACTCCAGTCTTGCTgtccatcagagaattcacactggagagaaaccttataaatgtaatcaatgtggaaaggctttcccATATAGGGCCCTTCTTGCTTATCATCTGaaaatccatactggagagaaaccttatgaatgtaatcaatgtggaaagactttcacaaatAAGTCCAGTCTTGCTATACATatgagaatccacactggagagaaaccttatgaatgtaatcagtgtggaaagactttcacaaatAGATCTAGTCTTGCTATACATCAGAGAGTacatactggtgagaaaccttatgaatgtaatcagtgtggaaaagcTTTCACTCAGAATGCCAATCTCTtgaaacatcagagaatccatactggagagaaaccttatgaatgtcttcagtgtggaaaggctttcacacacaACTCCAAACTTGCTTGCCAtaagagaatccatactggagagaagccttatgaatgtcaTCATTGTGGAAAAGCTTTCACACAGAACTCCCATCTTTccaaacatcagagaatccacactagtGTGACAAGTGAAAACTga